A stretch of the uncultured Desulfobacter sp. genome encodes the following:
- a CDS encoding HDOD domain-containing protein: protein MNKTKAGFLKRFGKIRDLPSLPVIVTKVNEMLNDPNTTNDSLSRAIEKDQAIVFKMLQLVNSAFFGLREKISSTNEAAIILGFDAIRNIVLSLSTFNILDHLFEKKSNMHFNVDRFWRHSISVAVLSKYMAEQTGVGDPEKCFVCGLLHDMGKLMLAHYFPDDFIEVIEHARENGLMYLEAEKKVLPACHPEVGYFFIKKWDLPPHLANIIYSHHAVQPGAAFFDETMIVNMADGVINSYYPDFLNNNTSPGNIKYAYFDPHARKRFNVWIESADKWFPKVETLIDDAWAFFL, encoded by the coding sequence TTGAATAAGACAAAAGCAGGATTTCTAAAACGATTTGGAAAGATTCGGGATTTGCCTTCTTTGCCGGTAATTGTAACAAAAGTAAATGAAATGCTCAATGATCCAAACACAACAAATGATTCTTTATCCCGGGCGATTGAAAAGGATCAAGCCATTGTGTTTAAAATGCTTCAGCTGGTAAATTCCGCTTTTTTCGGATTGAGAGAGAAAATTTCAAGCACCAATGAAGCTGCCATTATTTTGGGGTTCGACGCCATACGAAATATAGTCCTGTCACTTTCAACCTTCAATATTTTGGACCATCTGTTTGAGAAAAAATCAAATATGCATTTCAATGTTGACCGTTTCTGGCGGCATTCAATCAGCGTTGCGGTTCTAAGCAAATATATGGCAGAGCAGACTGGGGTTGGCGATCCGGAAAAATGCTTTGTCTGCGGATTACTCCATGATATGGGAAAATTGATGCTGGCCCATTATTTCCCCGATGATTTTATTGAGGTGATCGAACATGCCCGTGAGAATGGCCTGATGTATCTGGAGGCAGAAAAAAAAGTACTGCCGGCTTGTCACCCTGAAGTCGGATATTTTTTCATAAAAAAGTGGGACCTTCCACCGCATCTGGCCAATATAATCTATTCGCATCATGCCGTTCAGCCCGGCGCGGCCTTCTTTGATGAAACTATGATTGTAAATATGGCGGATGGAGTCATTAACAGTTATTATCCTGATTTTTTGAACAACAATACATCCCCGGGAAATATTAAATATGCATATTTTGATCCCCACGCCAGAAAGCGGTTCAATGTCTGGATTGAATCGGCCGATAAATGGTTTCCCAAAGTCGAGACTTTGATCGACGATGCATGGGCGTTTTTCCTATAA
- a CDS encoding response regulator, giving the protein MNSTPKHTILCVDDEQQILAALKRLLRKENFDLLTAKNGEEGLKIMASRDIHLVISDHRMPEMSGISFLSKVRETYPDTIRILLTGYTEIDSIKASINEGHVYKFLLKPWNDDDLKQEIRKALERYDLIQSNQSLHLMLAAKNKELEQINKDLEKIIRQRTRELELQNQALELTRVLFRGLPVAAMGVSYDQTIILINRQAEKLKINDRMISVGNSLTDYLSKDVMKKMSPVLESQTNRVTFDMTIENQTYIATLSALTGRFLGKGFILCLRERGA; this is encoded by the coding sequence ATGAATAGTACGCCAAAACACACGATACTTTGTGTTGATGATGAACAACAAATTCTTGCTGCGTTAAAGCGTTTGCTGCGAAAAGAAAATTTTGATCTGTTGACTGCAAAAAATGGCGAAGAAGGATTAAAGATCATGGCATCCAGGGATATTCATCTGGTTATTTCAGATCATCGAATGCCCGAAATGTCAGGCATTTCATTTCTGTCCAAGGTTCGGGAAACTTATCCGGATACCATAAGAATCCTTTTGACCGGGTACACTGAAATCGATTCCATTAAAGCATCGATAAATGAGGGCCATGTTTACAAATTCCTTTTAAAACCATGGAACGATGACGATCTGAAGCAGGAGATCAGAAAAGCCCTTGAACGATATGACCTTATTCAGTCAAATCAGTCCCTCCATCTCATGCTGGCTGCAAAGAATAAGGAACTGGAACAAATCAATAAAGATTTAGAAAAAATTATCAGGCAGCGAACAAGGGAACTTGAACTCCAGAACCAGGCCCTTGAACTGACGCGGGTACTTTTTCGGGGACTTCCTGTGGCAGCCATGGGCGTGAGCTATGACCAGACAATTATATTAATCAACCGTCAGGCTGAAAAATTAAAGATAAACGACCGCATGATCAGTGTGGGAAATTCTCTGACGGATTATCTTTCCAAAGATGTGATGAAAAAAATGTCACCTGTGCTTGAATCACAAACCAATCGGGTTACGTTCGATATGACCATAGAGAATCAGACCTACATCGCTACCTTGTCTGCTTTGACAGGACGGTTTTTAGGTAAAGGGTTTATTCTGTGTCTTCGGGAACGGGGAGCGTAA
- a CDS encoding ATP-binding protein → MEKKTSDQFLSFTQANHPDNQSKAGVSLEENFKTLTDTLPIGIVLTSVKGEIINVNPEGLNILGYSSVEDLSGIPIQSFYYNKEDRDIFLKQIDTGRVRDLEVRFQKCDGSVIWCSMSSVIQENSPRGRYFITSLLDITRRKEMEEEKSDLLIQLTQTDKLASIGQLAAGIAHEINNPVGYVTSNLNSLEEYLSDIRKLIELDQTLIKNLGDISLPEKLKKITEAAHEYAQEIDIDFLQEDMDELIKDCIDGLERIKKIVIDLKDFAHPGKKDIETVDINAGIETTLNVAANELKYKTTVYKDLGKLPLIKGIPQQLNQVFLNILVNAAQAIEEKGEIRIKTWQKNNNVFLTISDTGCGIDPQNISKIFDPFFTTKEVGKGTGLGMNIAYNIIQQHCGTISVKSEKGKGTTFTITLPVPEDTE, encoded by the coding sequence ATGGAAAAGAAAACTTCAGACCAATTTCTAAGTTTTACGCAAGCAAACCATCCGGACAATCAGAGCAAAGCGGGGGTCAGTCTGGAAGAAAACTTCAAAACGTTGACGGATACGCTGCCCATCGGCATCGTTTTGACTTCAGTGAAAGGTGAAATAATAAATGTGAACCCTGAAGGTCTCAATATATTGGGTTACAGTTCAGTGGAGGATCTTTCCGGCATCCCCATTCAGTCATTCTACTATAATAAAGAAGACCGGGACATTTTTTTAAAACAAATTGATACAGGAAGAGTCCGCGATCTGGAAGTACGATTTCAAAAATGTGACGGCAGCGTAATCTGGTGCTCCATGTCTTCCGTAATCCAGGAAAACAGCCCCAGGGGACGTTATTTTATCACCTCACTTCTGGATATTACCCGGAGAAAGGAGATGGAGGAAGAAAAATCGGACCTTTTGATCCAGTTAACCCAAACCGATAAGCTGGCCTCCATTGGACAGCTTGCTGCCGGCATCGCCCACGAAATTAACAATCCGGTAGGATACGTCACCAGTAACCTGAACTCCCTGGAAGAGTACCTGTCCGATATTCGAAAGCTCATTGAACTGGATCAAACGCTGATCAAAAATCTGGGTGATATCAGTCTCCCTGAAAAATTGAAAAAAATAACCGAAGCAGCACATGAATATGCACAAGAAATTGACATTGACTTTCTTCAGGAAGATATGGATGAGCTCATAAAAGACTGCATTGACGGACTGGAGCGGATCAAAAAAATCGTTATAGATCTAAAGGATTTTGCCCATCCCGGTAAAAAGGATATTGAAACCGTTGATATCAATGCCGGTATTGAAACCACACTGAATGTGGCGGCCAATGAATTAAAATATAAAACAACCGTGTATAAAGATTTAGGTAAGTTGCCCTTGATCAAGGGCATCCCCCAGCAGCTTAATCAGGTTTTTTTGAACATACTGGTAAATGCAGCCCAGGCCATTGAAGAAAAAGGTGAAATCAGAATCAAGACATGGCAGAAAAACAACAACGTATTTCTTACAATTTCAGATACCGGCTGCGGCATTGACCCCCAAAATATATCTAAAATTTTTGACCCTTTTTTCACCACAAAGGAAGTGGGCAAAGGAACGGGATTAGGTATGAACATCGCGTATAACATTATTCAGCAACATTGCGGAACCATTAGCGTTAAAAGTGAAAAAGGCAAAGGAACCACCTTCACCATTACGCTCCCCGTTCCCGAAGACACAGAATAA